DNA sequence from the Acipenser ruthenus chromosome 20, fAciRut3.2 maternal haplotype, whole genome shotgun sequence genome:
GCTGTCAGTGTCATCATGTTACATTACATTCTCCCTTACCTTTTCATGATGTCTGGAATCATTCAGAGTGCTTCTTATTGTCAATACTCAGCCATGGTTTATTCCCTTTAGTCtgggtgttaaggtgctttgacctgaattcagggccagctcttcagttctagctgccagGTTCCCTTTACCCACACAGACTGGATCAGCAGAGTGTCTGTATTGTCGAGAGTGCAATCTAGTGAACACATACtgtgaatcaagtttccttttaaaacaaCATCAGAACTGCCTTGCTGTATTTATCCACACACCCTGTTGAAACACCTGTTAACTAGCTCCTGAGCTGCAGCTTTGTAAACAGGGCTCGCAGTGCTGGACTGTTTTAAAGAGCTCCTCAAGTTTGACATTGCTTTTGCAGAAGCTCTGAACTCCCAGCAGCAGCTCCCAGCCTCTAACAGCACAGTGTGTgggtgtgatggggtacacccgcccctgtgtttatgaAGCCATGTATTGTGTGTGAAACCGGTGGCTCGGTCTAAAACCGTGGTATTTTaaaggtatttattatttttctttgggACAATGTTATTAAAATAGCAATGCTGCCCATATAATCTCACTTCTTTAGTGACAACTGTATGGGCACCTCACTCTCTGAACAAATATAATTttcctacagaaacaaacatggATTTCTGCGGTGAGACTGGCAAGGATTTCATGAAGTCATTTCTTTACAGCAGTGTATCTTGTGACTGAGTGTCACAAACTCCAGAAAGTTTCTTtagtatactgtgtactgtatcctGAGCTGTATTCGCTCTCCTCAGACCCCACCCCGCCTGTGAGTGCTGCTGGCAAAGCCTCTTCATACAGACAGCCTGCACTGGTCCTCCTCATCCTGTGCTGTCTCTTACTGGCTGCCATCACCTCCCTCGCTGTCTATCGTGAGTATTCACACACTGCTGTTTGTTAGCAGGGTTTCAAATCGCTTGCGTGGTATTCTCTAATTTAATCATCACCTCACAATGGGACCATTTCAAACAACTGATTAAAAGTTTGGttgattaaatacatttcaaagtccATGAAACTCTTCTAAACTGATTTTAGTTTCTTCAAGGAAAgtgtcatgaatatcaaacttgtaTTCACATAAATGGACTTGTGCAAAGAGCATTCAGATACCAGTTTCCCATGACCAGTATGTGAAGCATGAGTCAGATTTACTGACCTGATTAATCAGCTTTAAACATGTGCAGAACAAGCTGGTTGAGTGCATTCGACTGAACAAAACTACAATTCacgtttgtctatttgtttgtttgtttttctcagatTTCAGAACTAAAGAAGACCCTGAGAAATACACCAGCCTGTCCTCAAATTATTCATCATTACTGAATCAGCTCCAGGACTTGAGCAGTGACTACAGCAACCTCAACAGGAATCATtctgagctgcagagtaactGTAGCAGGCTCAATGAAACTCATtctgagctgcagagtaactatagcaGGCTCAGTGAAACTCATtctgagctgcagagtaactatagcagactccaaaaaaaaaattcagcattGAAAAAGAACAATACTGAGCTTTCTGTGAAATCATCAATCCTGGATAAATACTGTCCTCTCAAAGAAGGCTCTTCAAAGGGTGAGTTGTGAATTCTATACAATCCCATCATCAGCAACATTCTGGCTTTTCAGTTTTATTCATTACGAATTATAGGCTTTAAATATTTTCTTCCCCCTGTGGCAGactttgactttttaaaaaacctttatcCAACAAGTTAAATTTgcattacatatttaatatatattcctGTATATAGGTATACAgtgaaacttctttttttttttaaataaaaaatataatttgaatcacagaaacaactgcaactcccctTCTTCCCCCAATGCACACAGTCCCTCACTCACACACCAGCGCTGTTCAAACATCAGAAGATCACGGATCAAAGAACAGTATGTAAAATCAATCTTAATCCTGGCCTTTAACAGGAATCATATTAGCATCAGTTGAACCACAGTTCTGCAGCTTACTTTGTacaaatataaaattaattaaaaagcattTAAATCTTTCTTTCCTACTATAAGGgtgattaaaaataatttatttaaattagtttCTTTGTAAAAGTCACATTAAAAGAGTCCAGTAATCGTgcaataaaagcaaacaaaaaatcaagcagtCTACAGTCAGCAAATAAGTGGAATACAGTCTCCTCCTCTCCACAACTGTGGGGTCGACATGCTGAACATAACGCCCTGTGGCGATGATGCAGTGCAGGATGCGCCACTGCAGATCCCCTGAACACTTGGACAGGGGCGGTTTGTACAAAGTCCTCCATATCGGAACAGTATCATTAGCACATTTCATATGGTCCAACCACTTAACGTCAGGCAGAGTCCGCGGGGCACCCACATGGCACACCTTCACACAAAGctggtacagttgttttttctcAACAGAGTGTCAGTCCTGCACCATCTCCCCTCAAACTCCTCAGGTACAGCAGGAGATTCACAAAACCAGGGCAAGCTGGCTTCTCTTCGACAGCACCACCTTCAGCCACAGCCTGCCccagcatctctctctctctaggagaGAAAGATTCTCTGAGTTCATTTAAAACTCTCTCCAGTACTCGGAGGGAATGGACACCCAGCTGCCTGGCCAGGCTCTCCACTTCTCTCCACTGCCCGGCACTCACCAGCAGCAGATGTTTTAGTTTGGTGACTCCTCCAGCCATGAACACAGAGCACAGTGCCCCGCAGTGGAGACTTTCCACAGGAAAAAAAGGATTGAAGACCAGCGGCTCTTCCAGCAGTGAGCTTGTGGTTAAAAATTCCTCTTGTCTTTTCACTTTAACCACTTGCCAGGAGTTGAGTAGATTCCTATAAAACTGTGGGAGCCCAGAGGTGTCTATCCTGGACACATTCACCAGGAACAGATGCCAGTCCCATCCCAGCCCCCTCACACTGCGAAGGAAACAGAAAGCAGTGTGACTCCAGCTCAACTGCTGAGAAAACAGCAGCCGTTGAGCCGCCTGCAGCCGGAAAGCAGCTACGCAACTGTGAACATCGATCACCCCCTGGCCCCCCTCTCCCGGGGGTAGGTATAGAACAGCAGGCCGGAGCCAGTGATGTCCATTCCAGAAGAAGTGTATGAGCTCTCTGTGAATCTCAGTTAATAGCTCTGGGGGAGGGTCTAGGCACACCAGTCTATGCCACAACATGGAAGCCACCAAATTATATATTACCAGGACCATCCCTCTATAGGAGAGCTGAGGAAGCAGCCATCTCCAGCGCTGCAGCTTAGCCTTCACATTATTCACCAAGCTGTCCCAGTTATGCCTTCTGTACTGTTGTCCCCCCAGATACACTCCCAGCACTTTAATTCCTGTCCTCTCCCTTCGCAATGGCTGTGGAAGCGAGGGGGACTGGTTCTATTCCACACATCACATCAGACGGAGAAGtgataaaaacatttatattgttGGCATTAGCAGACAGCCGGACTGGAGGAGCACTTGGGGATTTTCAGACCAGCCAGCTTGATGCGGAGCCGACAAAGCAGGGGTTCAATAGAAAGGGCATACAGTATCCCGGACAGTGAACAGCCCTGCCTCATCCCACTCGATTATCACAATCCTGAGACAGTGTTCACCTATCTActgtatctgtctctctctctgtgctggctgtctgacgcatgcatgatcctgcaggaggagctTGGGAGCCCAGTGggatctgcctgtcaatcatggcagtgacacagaggggttgggtgagggtgtgttgtctttctctctctctgagtggtcgagAGGCAGGCCTTGGAGAGTCGCTCCACCTATAAGAACTACGCTCTGTTACTCATTCAGGCTGGCGATTGCAGGGTAAACCCAGTGATACTGGGTTCGGAAGCGAGGTAAATAAACCAAGGCAAGAACGCCAGCAGCTGCAGTGAGAGAACGGGATGccagcacggctgaggaagacagacgctattaaataaaattaaaataattgttacgtacccgaggggacatgtGTAGTTAGCTGGGGTAACCTTGGCAAATCCAGTGTATAGTGAGGGAATAGCAGAGCGTAGgttggagacccgagctgaccggtttAGCGgtggtgggggacgctgcatgagtgtcttttgtttgtagtttttattactgtgttttattttccctttttctttcaccttttgttttcatttttatttctcagCACCTGCGCATGCTGCCTGATACAAGTGCAACcgctttaccatcgttggtattgGGGATAGAAGAaccagtgccacctggtggttaataaaggaaagaaaagaataataaaactgGTCACCAGAGAGGTGTTTCaattaaaaccttctgtctcccatgtcagtgaattcccacaccctcTCACAGGGACAAATAATGCACCACCCCCCCCCATTTACTCATCTGTCCCAATACTAGTTGGAGTGGAGATGTAGTATCCTTGTGATAAAATCATGCTAATGCTGAGAATCTAACCCTGTGTTGTAGGTTCAGCCCCCTTCTTCAGATCTCCAGGCGTTTCTGTTTAACATGCACTGCTTCTTTCTCTCATTGTGCAGAGCGGGTTTGTAAAACCTGTCCAGAGAACTGGGTGGAGTCCAATGGAAAGTGCTACTACTTCTCACCTGATACAATGAACTGGAACTCCAGCCGGGCTAGCTGTGTGTCAATGGGAGCAGACCTGGTGATTATAGAGAGCAAGGCGGAGCAGGTACAGAATTGCattaattcaagtttaaaaataattttgcagaaaacaaactGTCACGAAAAATTGCTTGTCATGTATTTCTTAATTTCCTTTCCTTTAAGTACAGTAAGGGTCTCTCTTTCTTTAAAAAGACACCCCTCTTTGCCTCAAGATGTTACACCGCCATTGTAACTAACAGTAAACTGTTGTTTTCTGCTCAGAAATTCTTATTAGAGAAGGCTAAAAGCAAACCCCTATTGGGGAATGCTGAAAAGAATTCTTACTGGATCGGCCTGACGGATGCTGCTACTGAAGGAACCTGGCTCTGGGTGGACGGCACTCCTCTCAATGACAAGGCAAAGTAAGAGCTTCAATCTCATTCTGAAATCACTGCTGAGGATTAAAAGGATACAGCAGCAAACAACCTAGTCATTTTCTACTGACATTGTGTGATACTGACCGGCATTGCTCCTCATCTCTTTCACTAAGTGCTGATTAAGTGTTGCAGTGAAACAGTGAGCATGTCCAGTTTAGTGCTGtgatactgactggcattgctCCTCATCTCTTTCAGATATTGGCACGGTAATGAGCCTGATGACTGGAAGAGAGGTGGGGACTTGTCCGGGGAGGATTGTGCACGTCTTGCATACTTGACAAGCCCGGCAAATTCTCTCAAAGCCTGGTTTGATGCATCGTGCACACAGCAGCAACATAGAAGGATTTGTGAAACCACGGCATtgataaatatataaaaccaGTGTGGCTCTGTTTCACTTTTTCTCTCTATTTAGAAAGCAAATAAGCTACAAAATGAATCCCACAAGTTACTTACATTTCACTTTATTAAACTATGGTATCTAAGTGTttttatgaaatatataaaaaatacacattagaaAAATCAAACCGGAGCTTTTATAAAGAGTTTGTGATTCAAATGCCATtgtgattattgtttttgtatttccccTGACGTTTGcaatcatttataaaaacagatctagagaacaatgataataactcagtattggagcaacagaacaatTACAAACATCCCTTAGAAacgcttcccatagtaaaagcacagcaaagtgtaatgaagcacagtgaaagcatgggaaagcataggcaagcattgtaaagcacagagagatatgataaagcatattaaacatggcaaGCAAGGGTAAGCTCTGGTAAATgcttgtataaccatgggaaaagtgcaataataccatggtaaacttataAGGGATCATATAATAGTAATGGAAGTGAAACACACAccgtatgactcaccctgcacagcacgCGGTCcagcctttaccaggtgagccactcagggatccTTAAAGTGAATATTGATAGGTATGAAAGTTTACTAATGCTttgcttgcctttgttttgaacaCGTTTCAATTTTTTGGGATATATTGTTAAGTTTCTTTTTGTACgtttgaatattaaaataatgatatAACTCCCGAGCATTCAACCATACCAGCATTCTTACTGCAAGCTTTggttgtcatttttaaaaattgttgcGTTTATCTCCGACATAACTTCCTTTTGTACCAAAAATCGTTCCCTGAAGAAACTGCGTTTATCTCAGAGAAGAGCGTGTTCTGTGCAGAGTAGAGTCATGTGACCAGCCCTGCAAGAACACAACCAGTTTGACAAGAATTACAAGCACTGATAAATCATAATGATTAATAATTTGTTTCAAGttttagtgggggggggggggggcagaattaTCCCTGATTGGATAATTGCTACCGCATGTTTAATCTTAATCTGATATTCAAGAGGGACTCCACACTGACTGGACTGGGAATGATCTAGTGGTgactggctccctcttgtggctgGTAGTGGCATGGCTATAGTAACTGAGGCACCAGACATCCTTGATAATTTGCTATTTCCTGTATTAAAGTATTCTGTGatgcctgtgtgtgtatataatgtagtTTAAGGATATTCAGATATGGGACTCCCcatataaatgcattttatatttc
Encoded proteins:
- the LOC117425210 gene encoding CD209 antigen-like protein B: MLVSLHSATILQQSNKMSGEVLYSSVKFTRKPGDQAAAKLCAGREDDVTYVTVKSAEAPSSQQQQQTDPSRTADPTPPVSAAGKASSYRQPALVLLILCCLLLAAITSLAVYHFRTKEDPEKYTSLSSNYSSLLNQLQDLSSDYSNLNRNHSELQSNCSRLNETHSELQSNYSRLSETHSELQSNYSRLQKKNSALKKNNTELSVKSSILDKYCPLKEGSSKERVCKTCPENWVESNGKCYYFSPDTMNWNSSRASCVSMGADLVIIESKAEQKFLLEKAKSKPLLGNAEKNSYWIGLTDAATEGTWLWVDGTPLNDKAKYWHGNEPDDWKRGGDLSGEDCARLAYLTSPANSLKAWFDASCTQQQHRRICETTALINI